The Pieris napi chromosome 11, ilPieNapi1.2, whole genome shotgun sequence DNA segment CGAAGGTACATATCCTACTGACCAAACGACCGGCCTCATTGAACTTAATAGTGATTTCTGTAATATAGCCACTACTGAAGACGAACTAATCGACAAAATTTATCCAAATATTATTCAGAACTATACTAATGCAGAGTGGTTATTTCAAAGAGCAACTTTGgccactaaaaataatattgttgacgatatcaattttaatattctaaagaaaatacctggtgaagagaaaatatataaatcgatCGACACGATGGTATCCATTGAAGAAAGTGTCAACTTCCCCACTGAATTTCTAAACTCTTTACAAGTACCAGGAATGCCATTACACTGCCTTCGTCTGAAAATTGGAACTCCAATCATACTACTCAGAAATCTCAACTCCCCAAAATTATGTAATGGAACTAGAATGATCGTAAAACAGCTATCGAATAATATCATTGAAGCTGAACTTATTTCTGGAAAGACCAAAGGACAGACAGTATTTATACCTAGAATACCTCTGATCTCTTCGGAATTgccatttcaatttaaaagactgcagtttccaataaaattagCCTTTAGTTTTACAATTAACAAAGCGCAAGgacaaactttaaaatattgtggCATTAACCTCAAAGAATCCTGGTTCTCTCACGGTCAGCTATATGTAGCTTGCTCAAGAGTAGGAAATCcgaaaaatttatgtatatatactccggacaataaaatgaaaaatgttgtttataaacaagtattgtaaataatgagaaaacgttttcaataaactttttttttttactttttacgtcatagtttattttttttatttcgactCTACCACGTCATCTCATATCAACTCCCGGGCGAAGCCGGGGTTTTTTAGCTAGTATACTATAAATGCCAATTAagtcttaaaaataatgaattagtCATCTATGTCACTTCTCATAACAGCattaacacaatttgacagaaagggACGTTAATTAGTTAAAAGTGCAATGAGATTgattgattttatattaaccatttttcaatacatttaaaaaccattttgttattgatatatatatatatatatatattggattttgaagcaaacatacatttatgttttaaaaatactatgaCATATTAAGGCTATTAATGAAAAAGGTTCTAACCTGGAATCCATTATTATCTGTGTTGTTGGGATCCAACATCCAGACTGGTTTCCGCCAGTTAACTGGCTTTGTGAAGTTGGCGAAAGCTAGAAAAAGAGTTAAAGGTTTTCTAGGCAATTTATATGTGAACATTTCCTTACTTACatgcaattttgaaatttaactgTCTCAAAATCTATTGTAATGTCAGCAACTTTTACACaacaaaaagtaaattaattaaacatcatTAGTTAAAAAGAACACCGCAACAAAATAGTGATCAATTACGGCAAGGGGAAATGCAAGAAATGATTATTTCTGTTAATGCAGGTTTATTTAATGTGTAATTGCGGTTTTTCATTTCAATTGCATTTGATTGATTTAGTTGGTAATAAACCTGTTTTAAGATCTCCTGATGGATTTCTAAACTTGATGTCCTTGTCTGATGTCCATGCTATACCCGTGTTTAAGACTGGCACTTCAACCATCTTATTTATCTCCTGAGAATACACTCGTAGACTATCTGAAATTACATAGGTTTAATGAAAgggcagtattggcctagggGCTTAACTTTACGACTCTCAACCTGACCCAACTGAGGTCATGTGAATCACAGCTGTGCTGTGCTGTTTATATATGAGTTGAATAATgattatgataatattatgCTTGTCCAGAGAATTAATTATACTGTATCTTATTTAACATGGACCCTAATTGAATTACCCTTTGTTCTAACTTAGCATATTTTTACAGTACTGTACAATGTTTTGACAGCAAGCAATATgagcaaaaaaaaactaatattacttGTTTGATCATGTTTCACTTTTAAGTATAAGATAATCATTTACCATATGGACAAAACATAAAAGTTAATACAATATTCACATTGTGTATGGCTTTATTCAACCTAAAATAGTTTGTTTCTCCAGAAATTGAATCCAGGACCTTTTTGGAAAAACACAGCATTAAACCATGATGGCAACAGAATTTACTACTTAccattaaataaagaatttgcTATAGCTCCACAAGGTGCTATCGGTTTCATTTTACCTTCTTCTTCTGCATATGAAAAAGGGTCACAGTCGGAGGATGGTGTCAGTGCTAGGTGGCCCAGAAGTTGGCTATCATCTCTGTTAAGTATAGATAAACCATTTTTATggtattaaattttgaataatatattaaccccacatataaatattacatttaattagtTACAAATATAGGTATTGATAATTGCTTGCTCCGAAGAAATAACCAGTTCGTCACTTATGTTGTCTGTGAAAGTAAGCAGGGACTTTGCGTGGATGATCTACATGAGTAATGAGTAACATTGAACAGCTACATTAATATACATAGAAAAGTTTACAAACCTAGATTTGACATATCTTCTATGGTTTTGGTAGTAGTTACTTAGTCCATAATAAAAGTAGACATCTCCCTTAAAATCTTCAGtaagattaaaatttatttgacatACACACGGTTCCAACATTTTAGTGTCTTTGATAAATTTAGCGCAGGTTTCGTTGACAGCATCTTCTTTCATACAATATGTATAATCAATTACATGTTCTTTaacctaaacataataaaatagttcAAAAGATACagtaatattaatgtttatcaTCAACCTgtaaaacaaacaacaaagCAGTATACAAGATGAAAGAAATAGCCTGAAGAttgaatataaacatttaaagcaattactttatttatatagcttACCTCATCAGAAAAGTAAAGTAATCCAATTCCCACTGGGATAAAGGCTATTCCAATAACAAAGAAAGTTGGCAAAACAGTCCCGGCTGTTAAAATTGGTTGCCAAGCCGGTAGACGTTGCTGCTTAAATGCGGACTCTATAAAGAAGTTTAACTATCAAAAATCTGATCAATAACGCCAAGGGTAAGGTGTGTCTATCATTTTTGTTACCTACCTGCAGGACGTCTAGATTTAACATTATGTTCAGAAGTATCGCTAGAGGTAGCCATGGTTAAggcattaatattaaaaaaataaaaagtacgtTTAAAATTCTTGAATTCAATaagaatattcaaaatatttttttatttacaactaagGAAGTATATTTTGACAAAGATGTAAGATGAAAGATCAGTTATCAGACTATCAAAGGCAAAAGTAAAGATTAAAGACAGACAGACTCTATATCACAGACCAACTAAAGATACTAACCATAGAAAAAAGAACAGCCCTTATAACATGTACACAAgtttttgaaatgttttagcactcataaatatttattatttgccgAAACAAAGGTTTTTATTACGCCACGCATTTATGTCTCAAAACGTGCAAGTTacacatggagtactgttccACCTATAGACAGGCGCCGCGCATATAGGTAGATTATGGCTAgtcttttgatattttttttttttttttttttatattatggcaacagcttcaactttatgccagtttcaagtaaaaggttgggaaactacacgcgaaaaaaaataaacaaagacatcagaaggaaataaagggataagctggttaaaaataaaatatgtacataaacatattacatcttaatattattatagattatgaaagaagctaatacattataatacaataaaggatAAAGCAAAAGGCAGGAGATTTTAGTCGGAAACGGAACATGAAGTGATTGTAAAGAATTCAGAAAGGAGGTACGGTCATATTGGGAACAAGAGAAGAAAATATGGTCAAGGTCACCAATATCTTCTCCACACTCAcaaatattactatcaataataCGAAGCCTTGCTAAATGATGAGGTGTACAAACATGTCCTAAACGCATTCTGGAAATGATAGAAGTGACAGTTTTAGAACTTTTAACCTCAAAGAACCATGGTCTACTGGGGATCCTGGGTTGAATTTCAGCATAATGTTTGCCTTTGAACTTGCTGCTTCTCAACCAAACATCATTCCATGACTTCCAAAGATGGGTTTTCGGAAGAGCAGCTAAATCatgacaataattaatgtatgggacTATGTCTCCATCCTTTATAGCTTCTTTAGCAAGCTCATCGGCTTTCTCGTTTCCTTTAATTCCACTGTGACTTGGAATCCATGCAAAGATAACGGTGTAATTTCTTTGAGAACATATTAAAAGCTTATCACGTATTTCGCAAATAATAGGATAACAAAGTTTCATTTGGAAAGGAAATTTTTCAAGAGATTGTAGTGCACTTTTTGAGTCTGAAAATATGATTgtacttttagattttaataaaataactagttctaaagcttttaaaagagCAAAACACTCTCCAGTAAAAACCGAGGATTCAGGAGGAAGTTTaatcttttgaattattttatgttgccAATGAATTAGACCAACTCCAACACAATTATCAACAGAGATTTTAGAGGcatctgtaaaaatataatcccaACCTTCCCAATTTTGTTCCTCAACGCTACTCATGAAACGAATATTTGTTTCCAGAATATCTTGCTTACGGACgcctatattatatcttatatccGGATCAAGAATTAAAGAATTGAATTGTGTCATAAATATGGGTAATGATGGAGATCGATGAATGCGGCtgtgtaatgttaaaaatttacgaaagcTTATTATTAGACATGGTAATGATTTGTGACGCCAGTAACgggatgtataaataatattgttcaatTCATGCAGCCTTCCATATAGAGGGTGGTTAGAAAACTGCATAGATTTGAACAAGAATCGATCACTTAAAAATTgccttcttaattttaaaggagGATCGCAGCATTCTACTTGTAAAGCATTGGATGGGCTTGATTTCATTACTCCTGTCACAATTCTCAAAGCTTTTGACTGAATGACATCAAGTTTTTTACTTCCCAAGACACTTCCTCCATCTAAGAGAAATGTGCCATAATCTAAAACAGATCTTATAAGAGCGTTATACACAAGTTTCATAGAAAACGGATGAGCACCCCACCATACACCTGAAAGGCATTTCATGATGTTAAGCAGCTGTGCACATTTCATAACAACATGTTCATAATGGGCAAGTCCAGACAATTTTGAATCCAATATAActcctaaaaatttaatttttgtttggagTGGCAAAGATTGACCATTGAAGGTCACATTTATTATAGGAGTTGTGCGTTTTTTggaaaatacgactatagaacttttggaaactGATAGATCTAGGCCATTTTTAACTAACCAGATATTAAGACAATTAAGTGAACTAGACATGGAATTGCAAGCCTTAACCACAGATTTATCAACGGAATAAAAAAGAAGATCATCTGCATATTGTAGCACATTTATATGggaatttatagataattctaaatcatacgtgtaaatattatataaaagtgggCTTAGTACCGAACCTTGGGGAAGGCCTTTAAAAACTGTACGCTTTAACTCGGtaatattatcatatttcTGAACGATTAATGATATGTATCTACATGATAGTAAATTGATGATAAAACGTATTAATAACGTAGGAACCTGTAGCTCTAATAACTTGCGTTGTAGAATAGAAATGTTCACATTATCATAGGCGGCAGAGATGTCCAAAAAGGCAGCAACAATATCTTCATCACGCGAAAAAGCTATGCGAATATCTGTGGTCAATATAGCTAAATTGTCTATTGTAGATTTTGACTTCCGAAAACCGTATTGACTATtggctattaaattattgttttctataaacCATTCCAAACGATTCTTCACAAGATGTTCagcaattttagttaaaacggaGGACAACGCAATAGGCCTATATGAGGCAACATCATTGGTAGGtttgttaggttttttaatCGCTATAACTTCTTGAGACTTCCATGTTTCAGGAATATTACCTGTGACCATGAcggagtttattaaatttaaaaaatacattaaggcAGTATCACCAAGATGAGATAAAAATGAGTACATAATACCATCCTGACCAGGAGATGAATCTTTAACATGTGAAAGCACACCTTTCAATTCATGTAATGAAAAAGGAGAGTTTAAAGAGGAAGTGTCATCTATCAAAGACGATTCCAAAGGAAAGTAGATCGATTCAGCAGCTGATGGAGGAGCTAATCTGTCTAAAAAggcatttgttaaaaaagggGGAAGTGAAGACGATGATAAAGATTCTTTGAAAGCAGATCGAAAACGTTTAATACTTGTCCAAACTTCTGAAGGGCACGTAGAAGGAGATAAAGAAGTACAAAAATTTTTCCAGCCTGCCTGCTTTTTATCTCTGAGGAATTTACGTGTGGTACTAATAACTTCATTGAGAATATCTAAATTTTCATTGGACATGTCCTCAGCATAGACTCTCTCAGCTTCCTTTCTTCTGCTTACAGCAACCATACATTCTCTATCCCACCATGGAGGAAAAGGAATCTTATTAGACGGATTTCGTTTGACAGAAAAAATCTGATCGGCAGATTCTATTAAACATGTAGCCAAAGCTTTGGAGGAATTGGTCTCACCACCGCTAACTAATTCaggcaaatcatttattttagattcgacaaggattttaaatgcaagccaatcagcattatttaatttatatttcacacgAGGTTGTCGTTTTTGATAAGGAGAGCGTCTAATAGGTGAGGATATGATAATCGGGAAATGATCACTGCCAAAAGCAGATGATGAAGTGTACCAAGAACGAGAAGAAGCAAGATCTGGAGTACAAATTGATAAGTCAACCGCGCTAAGCTTTTCATTAGGCTTTGTACGTCTGGTTGGTGAGCCAgtattaagtaaacacaaattatgtaaatctaatatttcaaCTAAACGTACACCATTGGAGTCAGTAGTGCCACAACCAAACATTTGGTGATGAGAGTTAAAGTCACCCAATAGAAGGAATGGACGACTAAGTgaagaaagtaaattattaacgctatTGAGAATAACAAAAGAGGAACGAGCTAGGTAAATGGaaactatagaaatattatcaatttttatgccGACAATATTAATGGCATCATTAGAGATTAATGAAGAAAACGCTAtttcagaaaaattaattgagttCCTGACAAGTAACGCTACGCCACCATGGCCATCAAATCTATCATCACGCAAGCAGGTATATCCTGGGATCCTTAATAGGTACCCTGGCTTCAACCACGTTTCAGATAACGCAACAACAACGggagaatgtttatttatcaagTATATCAAATCATGTTTCTTTGGAACAACACTCCTGCAATTCCATTGAATTATCTTGgaatccattatttttaataacattaactgatttaattttttcattaatagagGCAACGTGGGACGGTTTCAataagtttgagtttattaaacTAGTTAATAATGCTAGTATCATTTCTAATACATcagatttttcttcttctttatttttgtgtccaACCAGAGCACTGCCATTTTTAGGCTCTGGAACTTGgaaatcttttaaaacattataatgagCAACACGATCATAACCATGTTGTGGTTTACGAGGAGAGCGAggttttaagaatattgtctttttatttgaggcattagtataattattacgAGATACAGACTTCGCTGCGGAAGATACGGGTTTTGGTACTTCCGGAATTGTTGAACTTAATGCATCTGCGTATGAAGGCttaatagaagaaaaatatttactggcTTCGGCATAAGACATGCAGCTCTGAGCCATTTTAACTTTGATTTCTGTCTGTCTCACAAATTCTGGACATGACTTATCTATCGCTGAATGGGACCCTTCGACTTCACACATTACACAGTACAGAGGATCTTTATCTGACCTGTCACATGATACACCTGCATGTTGACCTCCACATTTATAACATATTGGAGTCTTAGAACGACATTGAACTTTGGTATGACCATAACGGCAGCATTTATAGCATTGTATGGtaggataaatatatatttctactgGAAGAGCATTATAGCACATGAAAACCCTTTTTGGTAAAACTTGCCCATCAAATGTTATTACAACTGATTCAGAGGGTTTCCAAGAAACCgagtcattaatttttaccttGCGATTCAAAcgtcttattttaagtattttgccGCAGCCTATAGGTACGGATACATTTTGTTGAACTTCCTCTACACTCCAATCTACTGGGACCCCGCGAACTAGACCCATTCTTGTTACGCTGAAAGTGGGAATGAAGGCTTTTAACTTTTTCGTTTCCAAAAGATTgcagttaagaaaattattggcGTCTTTATAATCGGAAAAGCCAACTACGCACCTGTTTCTTCCTATACGCTTTACACTTCcgggaataatattattaaatttgttctgctttaaaaaattgccaaatgTTATTGGATGGAGAATGGTCCCGTCGTCAGGTGAACTTTGAATACGTtgaacatgtataaaataaggggAAACATCGGTAGAAACATATTCAGTACGGCCAATCGAACGGGGGTCCGTATTGGTTACTGAAGTTGTGGTGTTGTTTGAATTTCCCGCGTTAGAGTCTTGagagatatttgaattttccgTGTAAGATGTTGATGGTCGAGAGGGTGTGCtatgtgaattattattattttgcaagtgTGGAGATGACGTGGATTGAGATATAGGTTTTGAAGtaacctttttaattaaaattgactcATCTTCTACATTGCATAAGCTTTCGCACTGACAGTAATCACCGCTAGAACTACtacctttctttttcttaattttcgtACATTGCCGACAAAGGCGCAAATAACGTGTTCGTTTACGACTTCCTTCACCTGTTTGAGATGATACCGAACAATCGGTATCCATTTTGTCAAATTCATCTTGTGAACCAACAGATACATTTGATCCCACAGGGAGATTCAAGCCAACAAGGCCATCATCCCCCCGACCTAGATCGGGGGGCTtgttcatacaatatttacagaaattacaaaaacttacCGACTACACGATGACACTATAcacaaatatgatataaagattacatataatacaaaaattaaaactaccagCTTATCCTCTGCGTTTtaactagtaaaattaaataaaatattcaacaccGTGAAAAATACGTCTACCATGAACGAAGTTTCCCGCGCTTTTtccttttgatatttttttttttttttttttttttcctttatggctctggcacggtttgtgcattagccagtgTCAAGTaggtataagatttttataagtcgctgttttaattatttacagtttatgaataataaaaaacgaagGAAACTAATCGCGACATAACATAGATGATTGAAAACGcattaaatttac contains these protein-coding regions:
- the LOC125053605 gene encoding cell cycle control protein 50A encodes the protein MATSSDTSEHNVKSRRPAESAFKQQRLPAWQPILTAGTVLPTFFVIGIAFIPVGIGLLYFSDEVKEHVIDYTYCMKEDAVNETCAKFIKDTKMLEPCVCQINFNLTEDFKGDVYFYYGLSNYYQNHRRYVKSRDDSQLLGHLALTPSSDCDPFSYAEEEGKMKPIAPCGAIANSLFNDSLRVYSQEINKMVEVPVLNTGIAWTSDKDIKFRNPSGDLKTAFANFTKPVNWRKPVWMLDPNNTDNNGFQNEDLIVWMRTAALPTFRKLYRRVDHTRAGFIIGLAKGPYTLQIDYNYPVTDFDGTKTFIISTTSLLGGKNPFLGVAYVVVGSLCLLLGIVLLVIHVRCSKSTTEMINVNPRTPYS